In the genome of Streptomyces sp. Tu 3180, the window CCTCGTCCAGGTACTGCGTGGTCAGCAGCACGGTCGTGCCCTGGGCGACGACCGCGCGCACGATGTCCCACACCTGGTTGCGGCTGCGCGGGTCCAGACCGGTCGTGGGTTCGTCGAGGAACAGCAGGTCGGGGGTGTTGAGGATGGACGCGGCGATGTCGATGCGCCGCCGCATGCCCCCGGAGTAGTGCTTGACCTGCCTGCCGGCCGCGTCCGTGAGCCCGAAGGCCTCCAGCAGCTGGGCGGCGCGGCTGCGGGCGGCGGGCTTGCGGTGTCCCAGGAGCCGGCCCAGCAGCACCAGGTTCTCGGTGCCGGTGAGGTCCTCGTCCACGGACGCGTACTGGCCGGTGAGGCTCACCCGGCCGCGCACCTCGTCGGCCTCGCGCACGACGTCGTGGCCGAAGACGTGGGCCTCGCCGCCGTCCGGCCGCAGGAGGGTGGCGAGCATCTTCACGGTGGTGGTCTTGCCTGCGCCGTTCGGTCCGAGGACCCCGTACACCGTGCCGGCCGGTACGGCGAGGTCCACCCCGTCGACGGCCCGTGTCTCACCGAAGGTCTTGACCAGGCCGGCGGTCTCGATCGCCAGGCCGGACGTCTGGGTGCTCATGCTTTCGGGTCCTTCCGCGGGCGTGGGCTACGCAAGGGGGACTTTCACCGTCGCGCGAACTCATCGGTCCCGCACCCGGTTTTCCCGCGGACCGGCCCGGCGGCCGGGGAGGATCCGGCCCCGGACCCGGGACGGGCGGCCGGGGGCCCCGGGTCCCGCCCCCAGGAGTACCGTCCCCCTCATGCATGCGATCACGATTCCCGAACCCGGTGGGCCCGAGGCGCTGGTGTGGGACGAGGTCCCCGATCCCGTGCCCGGTGAGGGCGAGGTCCTGGTCGAGGTGGTGGCCGGGGCCGTCAACCGGGCCGACGTCCTCCAGCGGCAGGGCTTCTACGACCCCCCGCCCGGCGCGTCCCCGTACCCCGGCCTGGAGTGCTCCGGGCGGATCACCGCGCTCGGCCCCGGCGTGGGCGGCTGGGCCGTCGGCGACGAGGTCTGCGCGCTGCTGGCCGGCGGCGGCTACGC includes:
- a CDS encoding ATP-binding cassette domain-containing protein; amino-acid sequence: MSTQTSGLAIETAGLVKTFGETRAVDGVDLAVPAGTVYGVLGPNGAGKTTTVKMLATLLRPDGGEAHVFGHDVVREADEVRGRVSLTGQYASVDEDLTGTENLVLLGRLLGHRKPAARSRAAQLLEAFGLTDAAGRQVKHYSGGMRRRIDIAASILNTPDLLFLDEPTTGLDPRSRNQVWDIVRAVVAQGTTVLLTTQYLDEADQLASRIAVIDRGKVIAEGTKGELKASVGAGTVHLRLRDPGQRPLAADLLHRVLDAQVQAEPDPVALTARLGTAAGHDTAAEQAARALGELARAGVTVDDFSLGQPSLDEVFLALTGHDTHVSGSDHTHDPKDEVAA